From a region of the Elusimicrobiota bacterium genome:
- a CDS encoding HDIG domain-containing metalloprotein translates to MNPLLFQALQSVSRRGNRSLFLVGGPPRDLLLNLPCHDWDLVGSKARSAAQALARRLKARFIVLDEAFQIYRVVWRSSEDARPIIIDFAELQGGSIEKDLARRDFTINAMALPISSFGKVPLEEHLIDPFGGQRDLKHRVLRAVSKKAFKEDPLRLLRAFRFSAQFNLSIAPETARWIKTFCKPIQARYLGVAPERVREELLRLLSQRIAGATLRVMERYGLLRNLFPEMEPGRRTAVRYYGSGGVLKHALQTVSHLDWILDQIQAQRFTRLFKTPEVSAGVQTYLAESIGGFPRSAWLKLAGFLHDIGKPATARMKNGRLRFFGHEEVGAALARKVMEGLRTSRQEVQVVRGWIRNHMRLGNLAASPRVTDKAIARFFRDLNGEGVGMILVSLADHYGYLARPRWGKAKDPVERLAAYLWQSYFMQREKLQPPRLIDGTILMRRLRLKPGPLIGRLLEEIQDAQLEGKVHTVQEAVAFAKKRLPHLRTLTPRPSPSTRRGE, encoded by the coding sequence ATGAATCCTCTGCTCTTTCAAGCGCTTCAATCGGTTTCCCGTCGCGGGAATCGTTCTCTTTTCCTGGTGGGAGGGCCGCCGCGCGATCTCCTTCTGAACCTTCCTTGTCATGACTGGGACCTCGTTGGATCCAAGGCCCGTTCCGCCGCCCAGGCGTTGGCCCGCCGGTTAAAGGCCCGGTTTATCGTTCTGGACGAGGCGTTTCAGATTTACCGGGTCGTGTGGCGTTCCTCTGAAGATGCACGGCCGATCATTATCGATTTTGCCGAGCTTCAAGGTGGATCCATCGAGAAAGACCTTGCCCGCCGCGATTTTACGATCAATGCGATGGCTCTTCCGATTTCTTCTTTTGGGAAAGTCCCGTTGGAGGAGCATCTCATCGATCCTTTTGGGGGACAGCGTGATTTGAAACACCGCGTCCTGCGGGCGGTGTCCAAAAAGGCTTTTAAGGAAGACCCTTTGCGGCTTCTGCGGGCGTTCCGGTTCAGCGCTCAGTTTAATCTCTCCATCGCACCCGAAACTGCGCGCTGGATAAAAACGTTTTGCAAGCCAATTCAGGCCCGATACCTGGGTGTGGCGCCGGAACGTGTTCGAGAGGAACTGCTCAGGCTGCTGAGCCAGCGGATAGCCGGAGCGACATTGAGGGTCATGGAACGGTATGGGCTGTTACGAAACCTGTTCCCTGAAATGGAGCCCGGCCGACGGACCGCGGTGCGTTATTATGGCTCCGGGGGAGTTTTAAAACACGCGCTACAAACCGTGTCTCATCTTGATTGGATTCTCGATCAGATCCAGGCACAACGGTTCACCCGTCTCTTCAAAACGCCTGAGGTTTCAGCAGGGGTACAGACCTATTTAGCGGAATCCATCGGCGGATTCCCACGCAGCGCTTGGTTGAAACTCGCGGGATTCCTGCATGACATCGGAAAGCCTGCTACGGCCCGGATGAAGAACGGAAGGCTCCGCTTTTTTGGTCATGAGGAAGTCGGGGCCGCACTGGCTCGAAAAGTGATGGAAGGTTTGCGGACCAGTCGCCAGGAAGTCCAGGTGGTCCGCGGATGGATCCGGAACCATATGCGGCTCGGCAATCTCGCCGCTTCCCCGCGAGTGACGGATAAAGCCATCGCGCGGTTTTTCAGGGATTTGAACGGGGAAGGGGTGGGAATGATATTGGTTTCCCTAGCCGATCATTACGGTTACTTGGCGCGGCCCCGGTGGGGGAAAGCCAAAGATCCGGTGGAACGACTGGCGGCGTACCTGTGGCAATCGTATTTTATGCAGCGAGAAAAGCTTCAACCGCCTCGTCTGATTGACGGGACGATTCTGATGCGCCGTCTCCGTCTGAAGCCGGGTCCACTCATCGGAAGGTTGTTGGAGGAAATCCAGGACGCCCAATTGGAGGGGAAAGTTCACACGGTTCAGGAGGCCGTGGCCTTCGCGAAAAAACGCTTACCACATCTTCGTACCCTCACCCCTCGCCCCTCTCCCTCAACAAGGAGAGGGGAATAA
- a CDS encoding response regulator yields MAKTVLVVDDDPFILLAVEKFLKMKGLNVICTEDPAEAHHLAETRKPDLVLSDISMPGIDGFTLLQSLRDNKATQMIPLALLTAKDKMGDVERGFSVGAQAYILKPIDWDRAWAKIQALLQ; encoded by the coding sequence ATGGCTAAAACCGTCCTTGTAGTCGATGACGACCCTTTCATCCTTCTGGCGGTAGAAAAATTCCTAAAGATGAAGGGGTTGAATGTCATCTGTACCGAGGATCCCGCAGAAGCTCACCACTTGGCGGAGACCCGGAAACCGGATCTGGTCCTTTCGGATATTTCCATGCCGGGAATCGACGGATTTACGCTTTTACAAAGTCTGAGAGATAACAAAGCCACCCAGATGATTCCGCTGGCCTTGTTGACGGCAAAGGATAAGATGGGAGATGTCGAAAGAGGATTTTCGGTAGGAGCCCAGGCCTATATCCTCAAACCGATCGATTGGGACCGCGCCTGGGCCAAGATCCAGGCCCTCCTCCAGTAA
- a CDS encoding ABC transporter ATP-binding protein — protein sequence MLTIEHVSVTYQRRGQMIPAVRDVSLSVQPGEAVGVVGESGSGKSTLALAILRLIRPNEGRITQGRIFFQGQDLLTLPEETMRRVRGRQIAMIFQDPFTSLNPVLRIHEQMAEVLRAHGEACTASLLAESLEKVQLDPGRVLAAYPHQLSGGQRQRVMIASALLGRPQLLLADEPTTALDVLVQKEILELLFSLQRATGIGLVFISHHLALVASYSQRMIVMKEGEIVEEGPSQILFQRPGHPYTKSLVQAVPRMPV from the coding sequence ATGCTGACCATTGAACACGTAAGCGTGACGTATCAACGCCGGGGTCAAATGATCCCAGCGGTGAGGGATGTCTCCTTGTCCGTTCAACCGGGAGAAGCGGTGGGGGTAGTGGGGGAATCCGGCAGCGGCAAAAGCACTCTGGCCCTGGCGATTTTACGGCTGATTCGGCCGAATGAAGGACGCATTACGCAGGGCCGGATCTTTTTCCAGGGACAGGATCTGCTGACGCTTCCTGAAGAGACGATGCGGCGTGTTCGCGGGAGACAAATCGCCATGATTTTTCAGGATCCCTTCACATCCCTGAATCCGGTGCTGCGCATTCATGAGCAGATGGCGGAAGTGCTCCGGGCACACGGGGAAGCGTGTACCGCCTCGCTTCTGGCGGAGTCTCTTGAAAAAGTCCAGCTCGATCCGGGGCGCGTTTTGGCCGCCTATCCACATCAGCTTTCCGGGGGCCAGCGTCAGCGGGTGATGATCGCCTCGGCCCTGTTGGGGCGTCCGCAGCTGCTTTTAGCGGATGAGCCAACCACCGCGCTGGATGTGTTGGTTCAAAAAGAGATCCTGGAATTACTCTTTTCGCTGCAGCGGGCCACTGGCATCGGTCTTGTTTTCATCTCCCATCACCTGGCGCTCGTGGCTTCCTATTCCCAGCGGATGATCGTGATGAAAGAGGGGGAAATTGTGGAAGAGGGGCCGTCTCAAATCTTGTTCCAGCGGCCTGGCCATCCGTACACCAAGTCTCTTGTGCAGGCGGTGCCTCGGATGCCAGTCTAG
- a CDS encoding response regulator produces the protein MPPKTILIVDDDPFILDILSRHLKGKGFRILSTTDPETAYVLAEKEHPDLIISDIAMPAIDGFTLLKELRDNSNTSQIPVVLLTASDKMADVEQGFASGAQAYLLKPIEWDTAWPKLAPLLGT, from the coding sequence ATGCCACCCAAAACCATCCTGATCGTAGATGACGATCCCTTTATTCTGGACATCCTTTCAAGACATTTGAAAGGAAAAGGGTTTCGCATTCTTTCGACAACCGATCCGGAAACCGCCTATGTTTTAGCTGAAAAAGAACATCCCGATTTGATCATCTCGGACATCGCCATGCCTGCGATTGATGGCTTTACCCTTCTCAAAGAACTGCGCGACAATTCAAACACCAGCCAAATCCCGGTTGTTCTCTTAACCGCAAGTGATAAAATGGCAGACGTTGAGCAAGGGTTCGCCTCCGGTGCCCAAGCGTATCTCTTAAAACCAATTGAGTGGGACACCGCCTGGCCGAAACTCGCCCCGTTGTTAGGGACATAG
- a CDS encoding ATP-binding cassette domain-containing protein: MPLLEVRHLSKTFPVEGGVFRRRVGSVQALQDVSFQIEPGETLALVGGSGCGKSTLAKILVGWLSPDAGTLLWNGQLLDTQSRRQRAHLMQMIFQDPYASLNPKLSIETQLAEAVRLTEPDLAAAGIHRRCIELLEAVRLPGDTLNHYPFQFSGGQRQRIAIARALAMRPTLLIADEPLSALDVSVQAQILDLFRNLKEALGLTMLFITHDLAVAANSADRIVVLQEGRLVEEGVLRDVLRQPRHTYTQALLKAVPSFPC; encoded by the coding sequence ATGCCTCTCTTAGAAGTTCGTCATCTTTCCAAAACGTTTCCGGTCGAAGGCGGAGTTTTCCGCCGGCGGGTGGGGTCTGTCCAGGCGCTGCAGGATGTCTCTTTTCAGATCGAACCAGGGGAAACATTAGCCTTGGTGGGGGGGTCGGGCTGCGGGAAGTCGACTTTAGCCAAAATCCTGGTGGGATGGCTTAGCCCGGATGCCGGAACCCTGTTATGGAACGGTCAGCTTCTCGATACCCAAAGCCGGCGTCAACGGGCGCATCTGATGCAGATGATTTTTCAGGACCCCTATGCATCCTTGAACCCGAAGCTTTCGATCGAAACCCAGTTGGCGGAGGCGGTTCGTCTGACGGAACCGGATTTGGCCGCCGCGGGGATTCACCGCCGCTGCATCGAACTGCTGGAAGCGGTCCGTCTCCCCGGCGATACGTTGAATCATTATCCATTCCAGTTTTCCGGCGGACAGCGGCAGCGGATCGCGATTGCCCGCGCGCTGGCGATGCGTCCGACGCTACTTATTGCGGATGAGCCGCTATCCGCCCTGGATGTGTCGGTCCAGGCGCAAATCCTGGATCTTTTCCGGAACCTCAAGGAAGCATTGGGTTTGACCATGCTTTTTATTACCCATGATCTGGCGGTCGCCGCCAACAGCGCCGACCGTATCGTGGTTCTGCAGGAGGGGCGGTTGGTCGAAGAAGGCGTTCTTCGTGATGTGCTTCGCCAGCCCCGTCACACCTATACGCAGGCCTTACTCAAGGCCGTTCCCTCGTTCCCATGCTGA
- a CDS encoding ABC transporter permease: protein MLKIYLERFKQNRLAMAGFSVIALLALLALLAPWIRPVDPFAQDLMARLQGPSWAHWMGTDDLGRDVFSRLLLGTRISLSVGFVAVGISVFVGTLLGLTAGFLGGKVDTLIMRVVDVMLSIPTLFLILAVLAFLGPNIYNVMAIIGLTSWPGLTRLVRGECLSVREREYIHAAHLLGMPMGRLLFVHLLPNVVAPILVSATLGVGGAVLTESALSFLGLGVQPPMPSWGNVLSIGRDYLHIAWWLSLFPSLAILVTVLAFNLLGEGLRDVLDPRT, encoded by the coding sequence ATGCTGAAAATCTATCTCGAGCGTTTTAAGCAGAACCGGCTGGCGATGGCGGGTTTCAGCGTCATCGCGCTCCTGGCGCTTCTGGCGCTCCTGGCGCCATGGATTCGGCCGGTGGATCCTTTTGCGCAGGATCTTATGGCCCGGCTTCAGGGGCCGTCGTGGGCGCACTGGATGGGAACGGATGATCTGGGGCGGGATGTCTTCTCCCGGCTGCTGCTCGGGACACGGATTTCGTTATCGGTTGGATTTGTGGCGGTCGGGATTTCCGTGTTTGTGGGAACGCTGTTGGGGCTTACGGCGGGGTTCCTGGGAGGCAAAGTGGACACGCTGATCATGCGCGTGGTCGATGTGATGCTTTCGATCCCCACACTGTTTCTAATTCTGGCTGTTCTGGCTTTTCTGGGACCCAACATCTACAACGTCATGGCCATCATCGGGCTGACGTCCTGGCCGGGGTTAACGCGTCTGGTTCGTGGAGAGTGCCTGTCGGTCAGGGAGCGGGAGTACATTCACGCCGCCCACCTGCTGGGGATGCCGATGGGACGGCTGTTATTCGTGCATCTGTTGCCGAACGTGGTGGCGCCGATCCTCGTCAGCGCCACGCTCGGTGTCGGCGGAGCGGTGTTGACCGAGTCGGCCTTGTCCTTTCTGGGGTTAGGGGTGCAGCCTCCGATGCCGTCGTGGGGAAATGTGCTCAGCATCGGCCGCGATTATCTGCACATCGCCTGGTGGCTCTCGTTGTTCCCGTCTCTGGCGATCCTGGTCACGGTTCTGGCGTTTAACCTGTTGGGAGAAGGGCTTCGAGACGTTCTGGACCCGAGGACTTAA
- a CDS encoding long-chain fatty acid--CoA ligase has translation MLTLSELLERQAHRRPKATVLSLKNHHTTYGELQSQVEKWASVLHSRGIRAGDAYGIILRNSPEFVITFFALARLGARAVPVNFLLKPDEIAYIFADAGVVGVVTQPSFLPNVLVAQKQLPGLRDVVVTGEGGEGGVSFNQLQEAVKPVQDLPKNTDPNAIAMIIYTSGTTGKPKGAMLSHRNFLVNVEQCAGMVRLYQKDVFLCLLPMFHSFAWTVCVLLPISLGCCIVVVESIQPFGNTVKRILRHRVTILVAVPPIYAALLRVPFWRPLKIILPLRLCISGAAPLPMTVHQKFEAKFGIPLLEGYGLTETSPVVTINPEDQRFPGSVGRPLPGVEIHIVDERGQTVPAGEVGEICVRGENVMKGYYHQDEATREAFLDDAHQWLRTGDVGYLDSSGYLYISDRKKDLIIVKGLNVYPKEVEDLLLTHPAVQEAAVVGFRHGTGDEWIKAFVTLKDGGPVDKHVLLKYCRSKLASYKCPRDLEIRPELPKNTLGKVLKRALRAENP, from the coding sequence ATGCTGACGCTGTCCGAACTGCTGGAGCGACAGGCACACCGAAGACCCAAAGCAACGGTTTTGTCTTTGAAAAACCATCACACCACTTATGGGGAGCTTCAATCGCAGGTGGAGAAATGGGCTTCGGTGCTGCATTCGCGAGGAATTCGGGCCGGAGATGCGTATGGAATTATTCTGCGCAACTCGCCGGAGTTCGTGATCACGTTTTTTGCATTGGCGCGCCTCGGTGCCCGCGCGGTTCCCGTTAATTTCCTGCTCAAGCCGGATGAGATCGCTTACATTTTTGCCGATGCCGGCGTGGTCGGAGTTGTAACGCAGCCCTCATTCCTGCCGAACGTGCTGGTGGCTCAGAAACAACTCCCCGGGCTGCGCGATGTCGTCGTTACCGGGGAGGGTGGCGAGGGAGGGGTGTCTTTCAATCAGTTGCAGGAAGCGGTTAAGCCCGTTCAGGATTTACCTAAGAATACCGATCCGAACGCCATCGCCATGATTATCTACACCTCCGGCACAACCGGCAAACCCAAGGGTGCCATGCTGAGTCACCGCAATTTCCTGGTGAATGTCGAACAATGTGCCGGGATGGTGCGTTTGTATCAAAAAGACGTGTTTTTGTGCCTTTTGCCGATGTTTCATTCCTTTGCCTGGACCGTCTGCGTTCTGCTCCCTATTTCTCTGGGATGTTGCATCGTCGTGGTCGAGTCCATCCAGCCTTTTGGCAACACGGTGAAACGAATCCTGCGCCATCGGGTGACCATTTTAGTCGCTGTTCCGCCGATTTATGCCGCTCTGCTGCGCGTTCCTTTTTGGCGTCCTTTGAAGATTATCCTTCCGCTGCGTCTGTGCATTTCCGGAGCCGCTCCCCTTCCGATGACGGTGCATCAGAAATTTGAAGCGAAATTTGGCATCCCCTTGCTGGAAGGCTATGGTTTAACCGAGACCAGCCCTGTCGTGACGATTAATCCGGAGGACCAGCGTTTCCCGGGTTCGGTGGGCAGACCCCTTCCGGGAGTGGAGATCCATATCGTGGATGAGAGGGGGCAAACCGTTCCTGCAGGTGAAGTCGGGGAGATCTGCGTTCGGGGCGAGAATGTGATGAAAGGGTATTATCATCAAGACGAGGCCACACGCGAGGCGTTTCTCGATGACGCGCATCAATGGCTTCGCACAGGGGATGTCGGATACCTGGATTCGTCAGGATATCTCTACATCTCGGATCGCAAGAAGGATTTGATTATCGTGAAAGGATTAAACGTCTATCCCAAGGAAGTGGAAGATCTCCTTTTAACCCATCCGGCCGTTCAGGAAGCGGCGGTGGTGGGTTTCCGGCATGGCACAGGAGATGAGTGGATCAAAGCGTTTGTGACGTTGAAAGACGGGGGTCCCGTCGACAAACATGTCCTGCTGAAATATTGCCGTTCGAAACTGGCGTCTTACAAGTGCCCTCGTGATCTGGAAATCCGGCCCGAGCTCCCTAAGAATACCCTTGGAAAAGTGTTGAAGCGTGCGCTTCGTGCCGAGAATCCTTAG
- a CDS encoding ABC transporter permease — translation MMAYIVKRLIHMIPTLIGISLISFFLMQLAPGGPVDQMADLNPHVTPEMKTRIRHDMGLDRPIVIQYAVWLGRLARFDFGKSYSDQRPVLKKIAERLPATVLLNVLALSLMLLIAIPIGFFSAIRANTWLDKAMTVFVFIGFSLPAYALALGLMILFGLKLGWLPISGLATITFVPTSLWIRCADVALHLILPVFVLALTSLAGLSRYMRSSMLEVIHQDYIRAAQAKGLTFWRVFGVHAARNAMIPLLTLFGLMVPDLIGGGVIIETIFAYPGMGRLGYEAIMTRDYNLIMAITVISALLTVLGNFMADVLYAYADPRIRYR, via the coding sequence ATGATGGCCTATATCGTCAAGCGGCTGATCCACATGATCCCGACCTTGATCGGGATCTCCCTGATCAGTTTCTTCCTCATGCAGTTGGCTCCGGGCGGTCCCGTGGACCAAATGGCGGATCTGAACCCGCACGTCACGCCGGAGATGAAAACCCGCATCCGTCACGATATGGGGCTGGACCGGCCGATCGTGATCCAATACGCGGTCTGGCTGGGGCGTCTGGCCCGGTTTGATTTCGGGAAGTCGTACAGTGATCAGCGCCCTGTCTTAAAGAAAATCGCCGAACGGTTACCGGCAACGGTCCTGCTGAACGTCCTGGCGCTTAGCCTGATGCTGCTGATCGCCATCCCGATCGGTTTCTTTTCCGCTATCCGGGCCAATACCTGGCTGGATAAAGCCATGACCGTTTTTGTTTTTATCGGGTTTTCACTGCCCGCTTACGCCCTGGCGCTCGGTTTAATGATCCTCTTCGGTTTGAAACTGGGCTGGTTGCCCATCTCTGGACTGGCCACGATTACCTTCGTGCCGACGTCGCTCTGGATCCGTTGTGCCGATGTGGCCCTGCACCTGATCCTGCCGGTTTTCGTATTGGCGTTGACCAGCCTGGCGGGGCTGTCCCGGTATATGCGCAGCAGTATGCTGGAAGTCATCCATCAGGATTACATTCGGGCGGCGCAGGCCAAGGGATTGACGTTCTGGAGGGTCTTCGGGGTTCATGCGGCCCGCAACGCCATGATCCCTCTATTGACTCTCTTCGGCCTCATGGTGCCGGATCTGATCGGCGGCGGCGTGATCATCGAGACCATCTTCGCCTACCCGGGCATGGGCCGGCTAGGGTATGAGGCGATCATGACGCGGGACTATAACCTCATCATGGCGATCACCGTTATTTCGGCGCTGCTGACGGTCCTTGGAAATTTCATGGCGGATGTCCTGTATGCTTATGCGGACCCGAGGATCCGTTATCGGTGA
- a CDS encoding ABC transporter substrate-binding protein produces PDQFKAYAAIFQNHQRFRYPAFKYVYLGFNLRLPLFQDLRVRQALSYAIDRDSIVKGIVLGLGQPLSGPFPVTSWAYDHSVPDPSYSLGKARALLAEAGWKPDSRGQLTKDGKPFTFTLMTNQGNKVRELCSEVIQQQLAKIGIKMEIRIIEWSTFIREYLDKKNFDAIVMGWQLGRDPDNYAMWHSSQQKEGQYNFCSYSNPLVDRLLVDGRQTFDPVKREAIYHHIHRQIAKDLPYIFLYCPDELIAIHKRFQGPLVAPLGLAWNFREWFVPKNEQRYPTVLAP; encoded by the coding sequence CGCCGGATCAATTTAAAGCCTACGCCGCGATCTTCCAGAACCATCAGCGCTTCCGGTACCCTGCTTTCAAGTACGTCTACCTGGGGTTCAACCTGCGTCTTCCTCTCTTTCAGGACCTCCGGGTCCGGCAAGCGCTGTCTTATGCGATTGACCGCGACAGCATCGTCAAAGGAATCGTCCTGGGGCTTGGCCAGCCCCTGTCCGGCCCTTTCCCTGTGACCTCCTGGGCTTACGACCACAGCGTCCCCGACCCGTCTTACTCGCTGGGAAAAGCCCGGGCCCTTCTGGCGGAAGCCGGATGGAAACCGGATTCGCGCGGCCAGCTCACGAAGGATGGAAAACCGTTTACGTTTACATTAATGACCAACCAGGGGAACAAGGTCCGCGAGTTGTGCTCGGAAGTCATTCAGCAGCAGTTAGCGAAAATCGGGATCAAAATGGAGATTCGAATTATCGAGTGGTCCACGTTCATCCGGGAGTATCTCGACAAGAAGAATTTTGATGCCATCGTTATGGGCTGGCAGTTGGGGCGTGATCCGGACAACTACGCGATGTGGCATTCGTCCCAGCAGAAGGAAGGGCAGTACAACTTCTGCAGTTATTCAAATCCCCTGGTGGACCGGCTGCTGGTCGATGGACGGCAGACCTTCGATCCCGTCAAACGCGAAGCTATTTACCACCACATCCATCGTCAAATTGCCAAGGATCTGCCTTATATTTTCCTGTACTGTCCCGACGAGTTGATCGCCATTCATAAGCGGTTCCAGGGCCCCCTAGTCGCCCCGCTCGGGCTGGCTTGGAATTTCCGGGAGTGGTTCGTTCCGAAGAACGAACAACGATATCCGACGGTGCTTGCGCCATGA